The Sphingobium sp. TKS genomic interval GTGCGATCGAGGCACCAGCCTCTTTGAGCGCCGAAAACCCGCCCGGAACGTGGACGACGTTCTCAACGCCCATTTCCTTGAGTGATTTCGCGGCAAGAGCCGAGCGGGCACCGGACCCACAATAGAGCACCAACCGCGATGAGGCGGCGAGTTTCGCATTGTGAGTAGGGCTTTCCGGGTCAACCTGGAACTCCAGCAGGCCACGCGGCACATGCACCGCGCTAGCGACGAGGCCCGTTTTCGCGACCTCCGCCGGCTCTCGGATGTCAACAAATTGCACGTCGGGAGCCCCGACGAGCCGGGCCGCATCCTCGGGCGAGAGACTTTCAACAACGGCATTGGCTTCAGAAACCAGCTGTTTCGAGGTACGTGTCAGCATCAATCTTCTCCTAAAATGAACCTGTATAAGTCTCTCAGCCTTGTTCGGACTTGCCGCCAATCTGGCGTAGCAGCTCGGGCAGGTCTGTCGGGCAATCACCGCACAGCTTGTTCGCGGGAACGGCAACATCGATCTTCTTGGGATATGGAAGATCGAGAGCATCCATGATCGCCACGAATTCCTGAACGGTCTTGCCCGCAAGACGGGGGTTCCGCTCGCGCTCCTGCGCCACCGTCGTGATATGGCGATGATTGTAGTCATGGGCGGGGAAGATCAGGCCATCGCCTGGCAGGGTGAAAATCTTCTGCGTCACCGACTGATAGAGCGTGGCGGCGTCACCGTTCTGGAAGTCGGTGCGGCCACAGCCGTCGATGAGCAGTGCGTCGCCCGTGAAAGCGCGGAGAACGCCGGGCTGATCAACAAGGTAGGTGTGATGGGCGTCGGTATGCCCCGGCGTAAACAGTGGCTGAAGGGTGAGCGCGCCGACCGTCAATGGCTGGTCCTCGGCGACCCCAACGTCAGCACAGGGCAGGCCGTCCATGGCGGGGTACGCGATTTTGGAGCCGGTCAGGCTTCGCAGGTAGCAGGCCGATGTGACGTGGTCCGCATGCACATGGGTTTCCAGCGTATAGGCCAGTTCAAGATCCAGTTCCTGAAGTGCCGCCAGGTCGCGTTCGATCGTCTCCAGGACAGGATCGATCAGGACTGCCTTGCGCGTCTCGGGACAGGCGAGGAGATAGGTGTAAGTCGAGGACTCCGGCTCGAAAAGCTGACGAAAGATCATGATCGGTCTCCAAGGGTGCTTAGCTGCCGATCGCGCCCAGGCTGCGGAACAGCATGTAGGCGGCCACGGCCAACAGGACGAAGGCGAAGATTCGAGTGAGCAGGCTCTTGTGGTCGGCAAGGCGGACTGCGGTTCGCATGCCAGCGATGCCGCCGCCGACGCCGCCCGCGATGAAGAAGCCGGCCACGCGCCAGTCCACGAGCCCTGACAGTGCGTAGTTGAGGGCTGTCGCCGAGCCGAACGCTCCCACGGAAAACAGCGAGGACCCGACCGCATTGAGGATTGGCATGCCGCTTCCCAGCATGATGCCGGGTACGATCAGAAAGCCGCCGCCGATGCCGAAGAACCCGGACAGCAGGCCGGCGAGAAGCCCGATAACGACGAGCCGTACAGCGATCGGCCGCGTGATGTGCACGCCGGGATCACCGCCGCCGGATTTACCTCTCAGCATGGAAACCCCGACCACGACCATGACGCCTGCGAACAGCACCAGCAGGTGCTGACCCGCCACCATCTTGCCGAGGGTCGAACCAATCAGGGCACCGGTGACACCCGATGCTCCGAAAACAAGGGCGCACGGCCACTTCACGGTTCCGGCGCGTGCGTGCTGGACCAGGTTAGCAAAGGCATTGGCGGCGACCGCCAGCGCGCTCGTGCCGATCGCGACGTGCGGGTCCTTCATGCCGACGACGTAAAGGAGCAACGGCATAGCCAGGATCGAGCCGCCGCCGCCGATCACGCCCAACGTGAAACCAACGATCACGCCGGATAGGAGGGTGAGGAGATCGACCGGCGTCATAGGTTAGCTTCCCACCCTCGCCGCCCGATAGCGTTCGAGAAGAGCGAAGGAGCCCATGCCGACCAGCATCGCCATGACGAACACCAGCGCCGCCGGCGCACCCAGGCTCAAGGCGACGAGGGCGGGGCCAGGACAATATCCGACAAGGCCCCATCCGATGCCGAACAGGGCGGCGCCGACGAGAAGCTTTCCATCAAGGGCCCGGTTCGATGGTCCGTTGAACGTAGCGGCGAAAAGCGGGGCAGTGCGCCTTCGGCCGAGTGCGAACCCTAACGCTGCAACGATGACCGCCGAGACCAGCACCAGGACGAGGCTCGGGTCCCAAGATGGCGAGGTGACATCGAGGAACGCCAGAACCTTGCTTGGGCTGACCATGGCGGAGACGATCAGGCCCAAGCCGAAAATGAACCCCGAGGCTAAGGCGGCGAGGAGCTTCGTCACTGTCTCAGAGTCCGACGATGTGGCGGGCGACATACACAGTCACCGCAGCGGTGATGAGGAAGACGCTGGTTGCGGCAAGTGAGCGCGGCGAGAGCCTGGCTATCCCGCAGACGCCATGCCCGCTGGTGCAGCCACTTCCTAGTCGCGTCCCAAATCCTACCAGGAGACCGGCCGCGACCACGACCATGAGGGGTGCAGGCATCGTGAGGTCTGGCAGCGCGCGCCCTGCCGCACGATAGAGCAAGGGCGCGGCGATCAGGCCGGCCAGGAACGTTGCGCGCCACGCTGCATCGCCTCGAGCCGGCGCAAGAATGCCTCCGACGATGCCGCTGATGCCGGCGATCCGTCCGTTCGCAATCCAGAGGAGCGCGGCCGAGAGGCCGATGAGCGCACCGCCCAGGATAGCCGAATATGGGGTGAAGCCCTCCATCATCAGGATGGACCTTGCTCGACGCCGCCCTCGGCGCAGAACAGCTTGTAGAGTTCGGTAAGGATCGGCAGCACGCGCTCGGACGTGATCCGGTAGTAGATCGTAGTTCGCGCGCGGCGCGTTCCCACCAGGCCTTCGTCGCGCAGCGTTGCCAGATGCCGGGACAGATTGGACTGTGTCAGCCCAAGGCGTTCGCCCAGTTCGCCGACCGACAATTCCCCGCCAAGCAGGCTGCACAGGATCATCAGCCGGTGCCGGCTCGCAAGCGAGCGCAAGAACGCTTCAGCTTCGCCGGCTTTTTCCTCCAAAAGCTCCGGAGACATCGCAGCGAGAAAAAGTGACACGGCTACTCCAAGAATCCTATATGAGGCATATATGATAGAACGGCGTTGAATCAAGCGCCCGCTTAGGAGGTTCGTTGTGAGCTGCTATTTCGCCAGAACTGTCGAGGCACCTTGTAAGCGAACGGTAAGCCGAACCGCTGAGGCGCTTGAGCGCCAAGCGGCGGAGCCGATCGACGCGACTGCCCAGCTGGCTTCCAGGCTGCGTCTCGTCTTGGATCAGATGTAGATGTTGGACCGACGCTCGCTGTTGGTCGGCGGAGCGGCCTTGTTCGCCACCGCCGCTTGCTCGCGCTCCGCCTCGACTGGCAGCGGCGGGCAGACTCCGCTTCCGGTGCCGCCCCTGCTGGACGCAGGGGCGAGCCGCTCGTTCGCCCTACGTGTCCAATCGGGAACGACCTCTTTTTATCCCGGCCGCCCGAGCGACACGCTCGGGTACAATGGCAGCTATCTCGGGCCAACGATCAGGGTGCGTCGCGGGGATGATGTCGCGGCTGCCGTGACCAACGGGCTTGGGGCGGACACGACTGTGCATTGGCACGGGCTTCTGGTCCCCGGAGAACTGGACGGAGGCCCTCATCAGCTGATCGCGCCGGGTGCGACCTGGCGACCCACGCTCCCGATCCGGCAGCCAGCAGCGACGCTGCTTTATCACTCTCACGTCCATGGTTTGACGGCCGAGCAAGTCTATTCAGGGTTGGCCGGGGCATTGCTGGTAACCGATGACGAAGAGCAGGGCCTGGGCCTGCCCTCCGAATATGGCGTGGATGACCTGCCGCTGCTTATTCAGGATCGCCAGTTTGAAGATGGTCGCCTTGTCCTGCCGGGCGGCATGATGGTCGCCATGCAGGGGCGACGCGGCGACACGATCCTGGTGAACGGCGCGGTTAACCCTTCCGCGGTGGTCCCCAATCGGTTGGTCCGCCTGCGGCTCGTCAACGCATCGAACGCCAGGATCTACGAACTATCGTTCAGCGATCAGCGCAGCTTTCACTGGATCGGCACCGAAGGCGGCCTGCTAGAAAGGGCAGTGGAGATCGCGGCTATAGCCTTGGCCCCAGGGCAGCGCGCTGAGCTTCTCGTGGATTTCACGGACGGCAGAGCCGCTTCGCTTGTGACGGCGATCGATAGCAACAACTCGATGACGGGCGGGATGGGGATGATGGGGCGAAGCGCCGGCAGGGGCAATGCCAACGCGCCCGCGACCGTGGTGCGGTTCGAGCCGCGGCCGATGGGACAGGCTCGTGCCAGCGGGGCGGTGCCGGCCCTTCTCGCATCGCGAGCTCGGCCTGACGCCAGCAAGGCGGTGCGCCGCCGCCGCCTCGTCCTTAACATGGGCATGGGCGGCATGATGGGATCAGCAAGCGGAGGTGGCGGGCTGACGATCAACGGCAAGCCATTCGACATGAACCGCATCGATGAGACCGTGAAGCTCGGCTCCACCGAGATATGGGAGGTGTCTGGCGAAATGATGCGCCACCCGATCCATATTCATGGCGTCCACTTTGATGTTCTCAGCCGGGCCGGCGGGAGGCCGGACGTTCTTGATCAGGGGCCGCGCGACACGGTGCTTGTCAGGGAGCCCGTGGAGCTTCTCATCCGCTTCGATCATCCGGCCAAGAGTGCTCCCTTCATGTACCACTGCCATATCCTTGAACATGAGGATAACGGGATGATGGGCCAGTTTAGTGTTGCTTAGCGGCAGGTCACCGTTTTCGCGGTGCGCATCCAGCCTCTGCGGCTCAAGGGGAGAGCAACGTTGTCGAAAAGAGTTCTTACCGGGCTTTTACTCGCGGCCACGACGCTGATGGGCGGGACTTCGGTGGCGGCACCACCTGACCTCCTCTATCCCGTGATACCGCGTTTTGGCGGCATAGTGGCCGTGCCGAGCGCCGCTGAGCGCCCCGATCCCAAGCTCCGCTACCGTGTCCTGTTCAACATCACCAAGGCCGCAAGCGCACCCGACCACTTGAATCCCAGCCTTGAAAAGGTTGCGCGCTTCGTCAATCTGCTCGGCGCCGACAAGGTGCGTCCAGGGCCTGGCGATATCGTCGTGATCATCCATGGCCCCGCAACCCCCGTCATCCTGCAGAACGCGCCCTACGCCGCCCGCATGAAAGTGGCCGAGAACCCGAATGTCATGCTCATCGAGGCTCTCCGGACCGCGGGCGTTTGGGTCCATGTGTGCAGCCAAGCCATGATCGCCAACAAAATAACGTCGGATCAGGTAACGCCCGGCGTGGTGATCGACGATTCCGCGCTCACGACATTAGCCAATCTCCAGCTTCGAGGCTTCGCGCTAATACCCGATTGATAAGGGACACTTACTGGGGCGAGGCGCAGCAGTTTTAATCGCGGCTCGGTCGATTGGGATGCTCTCCGGCCCGTTGGGGGAGGACCACGATCAGGAGCAGGATTGCGGCCGTTAGCACCGCCGACGCGAGCGGCCGACTGAAGGCGAGGCCGCCATGATCGAGCGGCTTGTCAAGAAAATCGCCGACCGCTGCGCCCAGCGGGCGGGTCAGGATGAAGGCCGCCCAGAACAGCAGCACGCGGCTTGCATTGGTCAGGTAGTAGAGCAGCGCCAACACGGCGAGCAGCGCCGCGAAGATACCCGCTGCGCCGATATAGCCGAGGTTGCCGGTATCGGCCGTCCAGTCCCCGAGCGCCGTGCCAAGCGTTTGCGAGAGGGTGATCGTGATCCAGTAGAACAGCTCGGCTTTCGGCTCGCGCACGGTATCGACTGAAATCGATCCGAGCGCCCGATGCCAGACGATCAGCGAGGCCAGAACGCAGCCGAGCAGCAGCGCCGATCCTCCGGTATAGCCAATACCGAGCGAGCGCGTGGCGAAGTCCGCCATCGTCGTCCCCGCCGTCGTCGAGGCGATGATCGTTGCCCAATAGAGGAAAGGGTGAAAGCGTGTCGCCATTACCTGCCACCAGACCAGGGCGATCAGCACCGTCAGGAAGATCGCGGTGCCGACTAGGTAGCCGAGGTTCATGGTCATTGAGACGGTATCGCCGCCCGTCTCGCCGAGGGTGGTCGCGAGTATCTTAATGATCCAGAAACCCAGCGTGACCGCGGGCACTTTGCTTGCCAATTCCTGCTTTGTCATTTCGTTCACGGCGTCTTTCCTTTCAAGTTTCACGCCGCGCTGACGGTTTGATCAGAGGCGCAGGCCAAAACGCGGGCCGACCCCCATAGTCGCGAGGATAGGGCGATCGTCAGCAGGCAAGCGGCCACCCCCTTCCTACCAAATCGAATCGTAACGGCTATCAGCTATGCCTCAACCGGGTCAAAACCGGTCGGTTTTGACACCAGCAACTCGCCCCAGCTTTTCCATGGGTTGTAAACGCTCGCGCTAAATGGCGGCGTTCTGATCGCGCTATTTGTCAGTTGCCGGGTCCGATGACGAGGCAATCGCGCGCGGCCTGAACGATGTCAGCGGTGACCTCCTCGACGCGGTTGAGGGTCATGATCCGCCGCATCTGCGCGAACAGGCGCTCCATGAGCCGGAAGTTGCCGCGCGTGATGCGGATCACGGCTGCCTGCGCTTCGATCGCGTCGAGTTGGGCCGGGTCGAAGCTGATCCCGAAATCGCCGGCGTGGGTCGCGAGCAGCAGCCGCATTTCGGTCTCGGTAAGCGGTTTGAACTCGTGGACGAAGCCGATCCGCGAGTAGAGCTGGGCATAGCGGGCGAGGCGCTTCTCCAAGCCCGGCATACCCATCAGGATCAGCCCGAAGCCGTGGCGATCGGCCATGTCGCGGAGATGTTCGAGCGACTTTATGGTCAGGCGGTCGGCCTCGTCGACGATGACGAGGGGGCAGGCGATGCGGGCGGCGTCATGGGTGATTTCGTCCTGCGAGCCGCCCGCGACCGTCAGCCGGGCATAGCCCAGCTTAATGAGGTTGAGGCCCAACACCGCGTCGATCGTCTTGGGCGTGTTGCTGACCGACACGGTGTAGAAGACGGCGCGGCAGCGAGCGACCTTTTCGCCAAGGAGCGCGGCAATGGGACGGAGCGCGGCATATTCCCCCAGGTCGGGGAAGCTGGAAAACTCGCGCGCCGATCGCGTCTTTCCGACGCCCGGCCGGCCATGACACACGCCGATATAGCGGTAGTGCGCGCAGGCTTCGGCAAACTCGACGAACCGGGCATGTTCGCGGGTCGCCAGGAACGGCTGCTCGACCAGGAACTCAATCGTCAGCGGCGTAGAGCCGGAGCCCTCGGTAGGTGGTGGGCCGGGAAGCCGTATCCTCTTGGTCGCCATCGAAGGTCTCCGTGGGGGCAGGCACCTGCTTGTCGCGCTCCTTCGCGCCGCGCCGGGCGCGCTGGATCGCGCGCAACGACGGGTGCCCAGCGTGCTCGGAGCTGAGCGCACGGCAGACGAACCGGCCCTGGTGGTAGACGTGGATCTCGGTCAGGTCGCGGGGGTCATAGACCGCCTCGACCTGCTCGCCGACGAAGGCCGCGAGCGTGGGTTCGACATAGCGCCTGCCCATCAGACGGATGCCGTCGCGCAGCACTTTACGGGGCTTGGGCACGTGCACGAGCAGCATGTCGAGCTGTTCAAGGCTGTCGGGCATTGCGGGCAGGAACCCGCCCTTCTGCCAGCGCGTGATCGGCGGTTCGCCGGTGCTGCCATGCGGGCGACGATGATAGACGCCGCACACGAACGCCTCGAAGCGGGCGCGCAGCTCGTCGAGCGTGAGCACTGGCGCCGACAGCGGCTTGCCCGCGATCAGGTGGCCGGGCAGGTCGGGCAGGAACATGTCGTTGATGGTGCGGAACAGCCGCTCGATCTTGCCGCGCCCGCGAGGACGCCCCGGCAGCGAATGGATGAGGCGGATTTTGAGGGCGATGCACGCCTGCTCGATATGCTCGGAGATGAAATCCGAGCCGTTGTCGACGTAAAGCTGTTCGGGAATGCCGCTGACGATCCATTCGGGATTGGGCTTGCGCCAGATCGCCTGCCGCAAGGCGAGCGCCGTGTTGAGGGCACTGGGGGCATCGAGGCTGAGGAAGTAACCGGCGATGGCTCGGCTGTGATCGTCAACGATGACGGTCAGCCAAGGACGCACCGGGGTTCCGGCATCATCGAGCACGAGAATGTCGAGAACGGTATGATCGGCCTGCCACATCTCGTTCGAGGTCGCGGCTTCGCGCCGATGCACTAGCTCGTGCTGGTCGCGGTAGACGGCCGGATCGGAGGCTGCGGCGATCTGGCTTGCCGGTATCGCCCTGACGACACGCGCGACGGCCGCATAGCTGGGGGTTCGGTGTCCATGCGCGATGGCGAGTTCCTGCACCTTTCGGTGAATGGCGGCGACCGGGGGTCGCGGGCGCTTGGTGGCGAGAGTGCGGGTCAGTTCGACCAGATGTTCCGGCAGGTGCAGCCTGCCCCGATCGTTGCGCGGCAGACGCGCGAGACCGGCAAGTCCTTCGGCACGGTAGCGCCCGAGCCAGCGCTGCAACGTCCGCTCGCTCAGCGTGCCGGTGCGGGCGAGGTCCGCGAGCGGGATGCCATCGGCGAGGTGCGGTTCAAGGACGCGGTAGCGCTCGATCGCCAGCGGCGGGACAAGCGCCGGATGCGTCACCGCCGACGGTCCGTGTCGCAGGTAAGGAAAACGGAGATTTGCCTGCCCATCGCCATGCGAGTCCGCTCGCGTTGCCAAACCGGCCTGTTCGACGTAAATCTACCCGGTAAAGAAAACTAGGGCAACATAGACCTGCCGATGACGACTTTCTTCCCAAACCGCGCCCGATCGGGGCGCCACCGGCCCTACGCATGAAAATCGGTTACGCCCGCGTATCGACCGCCGAGCAGAACCTGGACCTCCAGCGTGATGCGCTGAAGGCTGCCGGCTGCGAGAAGGTCATCACCGACAAGGCCTCCGGGGCGACTGCCGCTCGCCCTGGATTGGAAAAGGTGAAGGAGCTGCTTCGCGCCGGCGACACACTGGTGGTCTGGCGCCTCGACAGGCTCGGCCGCTCGCTCCGTGATCTGATCGGATGGATGACCTACCTCGACGAGGAAAAGGTCGGGCTGCTGAGCCTGCACGAGGCGATCGACACGACCACCACGTCGGGCAAGCTTACCTTCCACCTGTTCGGGGCATTGGCGGAGTTCGAGCGCAACCTGATCCGCGAGCGGACCCAGGCCGGTCTCACCGCAGCCCGCGCTCGCGGCAAGAAGGGTGGCCGGCCGGCCGCACTCGGCAAGGACAAGCGCGACCTGCCCGTCAGGCTCTACCACGAGAACACGATGCCGATCGCCAAGATTTGCTCGATGCTCGGCATCTCCAAGCCAAAACTCTACGCCTATGTGCGATCGGCCGAGACCAAGCCGGTAGCCGCGTAGCGACGCTCGCCGACAAATAGCGCGATCAGAATGCCGCCACTTAGCGCGAGCGTTTACACCGTTCGCGGTCCCGATCGGCCCAGCGTCCCCCGGAACCGTTCGTTATCGGGAAGGCATCTAAGCGGTCTGCACCATCCTTCATCTAAAGTTCTCCAAGCGCTTCTGAGGATTTTCGGGCGCACCAAAAGCACTTGCTCCTCCAGTGGCTGGAGCATGTAACCGCAATTTGCTCTCCTGCGGACGGGGGGCTGGAGGTGGCTTTTTGACGGCCCGTGTTGAAGCAATCGGTATGTCTCGACGCTCATTAGTGGCGCGGCTGGTGGCCTGTGGAACCGGCTTGGTGCTCGGTTCTCCAACGCTCGCGCGACAGACTTCCCGGTCTGCGGGCTCGTGGAACTTCGGTGCGGCTCACCTCGAATGGGAGCCGCTGGAAGTCGGCACGGGTGATACCCTCCTTGTTTCGGCACAAGTGCGCGGAGTGCCGGTGCGGGCGGTGCTCGACAGTGGCAGCGGCGCGTCGATCATGAGCACGGCGCTCGCGGCGAAGCTCGGCTTGAACGATGGTGAGCGGCGCATGATTAGCGGGCTGAGCGCCAAGGCCCCGGTGCTGCTGGTCCGCGACATCGACGTACAGCTCGCCCGCGAAACCCGTCGCTTACCCTTTGCCGTCGTTGGTGATCTGAGTTCAGTGTCGGCGGCCTTCGGACGACCGATCGATATCCTCCTCGGTGCCGATATGTTCACGGGTAGCTGCATCGCGCTCGATTTCGCGAAAAGGCGTATGGCGGTCGTCAAGTCAGGCACGTTTCTCGCCGGTCCCGACTGGCGCGCTGTCGCGCTCGGGCGCGGTGCCAAGCAGGAGCTGTTCATTCGAGCTTCCGTCTCGGGTTTGCCTCCCGTGCCCTTGATGATCGATCTTGGCAGCTCGGCCGCGCTGATGCTCTCGTCGGCCTATGCCCGCGATCAAGGGCTGTTGAACGGGAAGCTCGTCTCGACCGCGGCGATCGGCGGCGTCGATGGTGTGCGTATCAACGATGCTTTCACGATCCAGAACATCAACATCGAAGGGCTTGGCGTCTCGAACGTCCCCACACTCGGGATGAGAGCTTGG includes:
- a CDS encoding sulfite exporter TauE/SafE family protein, which codes for MTPVDLLTLLSGVIVGFTLGVIGGGGSILAMPLLLYVVGMKDPHVAIGTSALAVAANAFANLVQHARAGTVKWPCALVFGASGVTGALIGSTLGKMVAGQHLLVLFAGVMVVVGVSMLRGKSGGGDPGVHITRPIAVRLVVIGLLAGLLSGFFGIGGGFLIVPGIMLGSGMPILNAVGSSLFSVGAFGSATALNYALSGLVDWRVAGFFIAGGVGGGIAGMRTAVRLADHKSLLTRIFAFVLLAVAAYMLFRSLGAIGS
- a CDS encoding YeeE/YedE family protein, translating into MEGFTPYSAILGGALIGLSAALLWIANGRIAGISGIVGGILAPARGDAAWRATFLAGLIAAPLLYRAAGRALPDLTMPAPLMVVVAAGLLVGFGTRLGSGCTSGHGVCGIARLSPRSLAATSVFLITAAVTVYVARHIVGL
- a CDS encoding ArsR/SmtB family transcription factor, translated to MRSLASRHRLMILCSLLGGELSVGELGERLGLTQSNLSRHLATLRDEGLVGTRRARTTIYYRITSERVLPILTELYKLFCAEGGVEQGPS
- a CDS encoding AAA family ATPase, producing MATKRIRLPGPPPTEGSGSTPLTIEFLVEQPFLATREHARFVEFAEACAHYRYIGVCHGRPGVGKTRSAREFSSFPDLGEYAALRPIAALLGEKVARCRAVFYTVSVSNTPKTIDAVLGLNLIKLGYARLTVAGGSQDEITHDAARIACPLVIVDEADRLTIKSLEHLRDMADRHGFGLILMGMPGLEKRLARYAQLYSRIGFVHEFKPLTETEMRLLLATHAGDFGISFDPAQLDAIEAQAAVIRITRGNFRLMERLFAQMRRIMTLNRVEEVTADIVQAARDCLVIGPGN
- a CDS encoding recombinase family protein, giving the protein MKIGYARVSTAEQNLDLQRDALKAAGCEKVITDKASGATAARPGLEKVKELLRAGDTLVVWRLDRLGRSLRDLIGWMTYLDEEKVGLLSLHEAIDTTTTSGKLTFHLFGALAEFERNLIRERTQAGLTAARARGKKGGRPAALGKDKRDLPVRLYHENTMPIAKICSMLGISKPKLYAYVRSAETKPVAA
- a CDS encoding DsrE family protein, giving the protein MGGTSVAAPPDLLYPVIPRFGGIVAVPSAAERPDPKLRYRVLFNITKAASAPDHLNPSLEKVARFVNLLGADKVRPGPGDIVVIIHGPATPVILQNAPYAARMKVAENPNVMLIEALRTAGVWVHVCSQAMIANKITSDQVTPGVVIDDSALTTLANLQLRGFALIPD
- a CDS encoding rhodanese-like domain-containing protein, whose protein sequence is MLTRTSKQLVSEANAVVESLSPEDAARLVGAPDVQFVDIREPAEVAKTGLVASAVHVPRGLLEFQVDPESPTHNAKLAASSRLVLYCGSGARSALAAKSLKEMGVENVVHVPGGFSALKEAGASIAPE
- a CDS encoding DUF6691 family protein → MTKLLAALASGFIFGLGLIVSAMVSPSKVLAFLDVTSPSWDPSLVLVLVSAVIVAALGFALGRRRTAPLFAATFNGPSNRALDGKLLVGAALFGIGWGLVGYCPGPALVALSLGAPAALVFVMAMLVGMGSFALLERYRAARVGS
- a CDS encoding aspartyl protease family protein, which gives rise to MSRRSLVARLVACGTGLVLGSPTLARQTSRSAGSWNFGAAHLEWEPLEVGTGDTLLVSAQVRGVPVRAVLDSGSGASIMSTALAAKLGLNDGERRMISGLSAKAPVLLVRDIDVQLARETRRLPFAVVGDLSSVSAAFGRPIDILLGADMFTGSCIALDFAKRRMAVVKSGTFLAGPDWRAVALGRGAKQELFIRASVSGLPPVPLMIDLGSSAALMLSSAYARDQGLLNGKLVSTAAIGGVDGVRINDAFTIQNINIEGLGVSNVPTLGMRAWLSTSTVGNVGLPLIAQFDVVFDVTAGFVWLRPLGPRRRLPMLKDRSGLGLAASPTALTVVHVAANSPAEKAGWAVGDRIVAVNGHSIDANYTRGELWQVRSRPAGTLVKLTMASGDVRELRLADYY
- a CDS encoding COG4705 family protein, which translates into the protein MTKQELASKVPAVTLGFWIIKILATTLGETGGDTVSMTMNLGYLVGTAIFLTVLIALVWWQVMATRFHPFLYWATIIASTTAGTTMADFATRSLGIGYTGGSALLLGCVLASLIVWHRALGSISVDTVREPKAELFYWITITLSQTLGTALGDWTADTGNLGYIGAAGIFAALLAVLALLYYLTNASRVLLFWAAFILTRPLGAAVGDFLDKPLDHGGLAFSRPLASAVLTAAILLLIVVLPQRAGEHPNRPSRD
- a CDS encoding Mu transposase C-terminal domain-containing protein, whose product is MTHPALVPPLAIERYRVLEPHLADGIPLADLARTGTLSERTLQRWLGRYRAEGLAGLARLPRNDRGRLHLPEHLVELTRTLATKRPRPPVAAIHRKVQELAIAHGHRTPSYAAVARVVRAIPASQIAAASDPAVYRDQHELVHRREAATSNEMWQADHTVLDILVLDDAGTPVRPWLTVIVDDHSRAIAGYFLSLDAPSALNTALALRQAIWRKPNPEWIVSGIPEQLYVDNGSDFISEHIEQACIALKIRLIHSLPGRPRGRGKIERLFRTINDMFLPDLPGHLIAGKPLSAPVLTLDELRARFEAFVCGVYHRRPHGSTGEPPITRWQKGGFLPAMPDSLEQLDMLLVHVPKPRKVLRDGIRLMGRRYVEPTLAAFVGEQVEAVYDPRDLTEIHVYHQGRFVCRALSSEHAGHPSLRAIQRARRGAKERDKQVPAPTETFDGDQEDTASRPTTYRGLRLYAADD
- a CDS encoding MBL fold metallo-hydrolase, which produces MIFRQLFEPESSTYTYLLACPETRKAVLIDPVLETIERDLAALQELDLELAYTLETHVHADHVTSACYLRSLTGSKIAYPAMDGLPCADVGVAEDQPLTVGALTLQPLFTPGHTDAHHTYLVDQPGVLRAFTGDALLIDGCGRTDFQNGDAATLYQSVTQKIFTLPGDGLIFPAHDYNHRHITTVAQERERNPRLAGKTVQEFVAIMDALDLPYPKKIDVAVPANKLCGDCPTDLPELLRQIGGKSEQG
- a CDS encoding multicopper oxidase family protein gives rise to the protein MLDRRSLLVGGAALFATAACSRSASTGSGGQTPLPVPPLLDAGASRSFALRVQSGTTSFYPGRPSDTLGYNGSYLGPTIRVRRGDDVAAAVTNGLGADTTVHWHGLLVPGELDGGPHQLIAPGATWRPTLPIRQPAATLLYHSHVHGLTAEQVYSGLAGALLVTDDEEQGLGLPSEYGVDDLPLLIQDRQFEDGRLVLPGGMMVAMQGRRGDTILVNGAVNPSAVVPNRLVRLRLVNASNARIYELSFSDQRSFHWIGTEGGLLERAVEIAAIALAPGQRAELLVDFTDGRAASLVTAIDSNNSMTGGMGMMGRSAGRGNANAPATVVRFEPRPMGQARASGAVPALLASRARPDASKAVRRRRLVLNMGMGGMMGSASGGGGLTINGKPFDMNRIDETVKLGSTEIWEVSGEMMRHPIHIHGVHFDVLSRAGGRPDVLDQGPRDTVLVREPVELLIRFDHPAKSAPFMYHCHILEHEDNGMMGQFSVA